CGAAAACTTGGTATCTTTGGGAATAATCTGGTTGGCCCGAACATTGTTGCTCGGCTTTACTTATAGTGCGCTGGCTCGCCGCTTGTGCACCGCACTACCCGCGCTGGCTTTGCCCGTGCTCGATTTTCTTTACTTTGTTCTTTACTGCGCCTGGGGCCTTTCCCTGCTTAAGCGCCGCCCGCTCCAATGGAAGTAAACTCCGCTGACATTCAGAAACAGTTCTCGTCCAAGGCTAAGCATGACTTCAAGCTTATCCGGGCCGCCGTAGACCACGGCGATGAGAAGGCCTATGCTGAGCTGATGCACATCTATAAAAAGCCGGTGTTTCACGTCGTGCTCAAAATGGTGCGCAACCCCGACGATGCCGAAGACCTCACCATCGAGGCCTTCGCCAAAGCTTTCAAGAACCTGCACAAGTTCAACCCCGAGTTTGCGTTCAGCACCTGGCTGTTTCGCATCGCCACCAATAATTGCATCGATTTTATTCGCAAGAATAAAATCAAGACCATGAGTATCGACTCGGCCGTGAAAATGGGCGATGGCGACGAGATTCAGCTTGAGTTTCGCGACAACGACCTCAACCCGGCCGACACGACGATTAAAAACCAGAAAATCGAAATCATGCGCCACGTGGTGTCGCGCCTGCCCGATAAATACCAGCGCCTGGTGAGCCTGCGCTACTTCGACGAGCTGAGCTACGAAGAAATCGCCACTGAGCTAAAAGCCCCGCTCGGCACCGTGAAAGCCCAGCTGCACCGCGCCCGCGAGCTGCTCTTTGACATGGTGAAGGACAAGAAAGAGTTTATTTAATTTTGAAAGCCCTGACTTAAGTTGGGGCTTTTTTTATGCCTTACTTTTTCATCCTCCCAGTTTTTGTACTATGGCTCTTATTGTGGGTGATGGCCAGCGTAGCGCTACACTTCACCCGTTTTCGGCGCCTGGCACCCTATGGCTGGGCAGTCGTTGTGGGCTCATTGCTGGGCTTTATAGCAGGTAATGTCTTATTGCTGCCAGTATTATGGGGAGTGGCGCACGCGCCAATACCAGCAGCGGCTCAGGAAGCGCGGTCAATTGCCGGGGCGATAGTAATTTTTTTGGGTCCTTTTGCCGCTACTGCCGTCGGTGTGTTCCTGGGGGCGGCGGGCAGCGTACTGCTTTTGGCATTGCTACGGCGCCGGACTGCCTAATTTTACACTCTTATGTCCCTTCTCACCCGCTACTTTCCCGACCTTACCAAGCAGCAGCTGGCCCAGTTTGCGCGCCTCGAAACCGAGTTTAAAGCCTGGAACGCGCAGATAAACCTGGTGGCCCGCACCGACACCGACAACCTGCTGGAGCGCCACATTCTGCACTCGCTGGGCATTGCCAAGGTGGTGCAGTTTCCGGCCGGCAGCGCGGTGCTCGATGTGGGCACGGGCGGCGGCCTGCCGGGCCTGCCGCTGGCGATACTATTTCCGGAAGTGCAGTTTCACCTCGTCGATAGTATCGGCAAAAAAATCAGGGCGGTGCAGTTTATGGCCGCCGACCTGGGCCTGACCAACGTGACGGCCGAGCAAATCCGTGCCGAGCAGGTGCACACCAGATTCGACTTTGTGGTGAGCCGCGCCGTGGCCCGGCTGGCCACGTTTCATCCCTGGATAGCGCACCGCTTCAAGGCCAAGCCCGCCCGCGGCGCCGGCCTCTACTACCTCAAGGGCGGCGACCTGACCGAAGAGATTGCCGAGAGCGGCCTGGTGGCGCGCGAGGTGAATTTGTCCGATTTTTTTGAGGGCGAGTTTTTCGAAACGAAAAAAGTAGTGGTGGTGCCAGTGTCGTAGACCGTCCCGAAAGCTTCTGTTGTCAGGGCGCGCCGTGGCGGGCCAAGGGCTGCCCACCACAGCTTATTTTTCCGCTTCCGGCTGCGCAAACAGCTGTTGCAGCTTTTCTATCAGCTCGTTGCGTACTGCTTCTTCCTGCCCGGGCACGGTATGCACGCGGAAGGCGACGGTCATGGTAGCGCCGGGCTTGAGGGAGACGATGCTGACCTGGGCGGCGGGGTCGGCCAGGGCCTGGCTGGTGCGCTGCATCAGCGGCAGGGCTTGCTGACGCAGGGTATCGAGGTTGGTGGCACTGTCCATTTCCAGCGGCACTTCAACCAGTGCCTGCTTGGGGTGGGCTTTGTTTACAATAACACCGTTGGACGTAGCGCCGTTGGGCAAAATGACGGTATCGCCCTGCGAGGTGAGCAGGATGGTATTGAAAATCTGGATGGCTTGTACGGTACCACTTTTACCCTGGCTTTCAATGACATCCCCGATGGTAAAAGGCTTGAAAACCAGGATAAGTACCCCGCCCGCAAAGTTGGCCAGCGTGCCTTGCAGCGCCAGGCCCACGGCCAGGCCGGCGGCTCCCAGAATAGCCACGAACGAGGTAGTCTCGAAGCCCGCCATGCCCGCCGCCGAAATGAGCAGCAGCACTTTAAGCGCGATGCTGAACATACTGGTGAGAAACGAGCTGAGCGACACATCGAGCCGGCTGGTAGCCACGGCCACCAGCCGGCTAAGCCAGCCAATAATCCACCAGCCTACGGCCAATAGCAGCACCGCCGAAAGCAACCGCGGCAGGTACAATACCGTGAGGCTCATGAGGCGTTCGAGGTAGACATCCGTATTGGCAAGGGAAAAAGCGGGTGCTACGGGCATAGAAACAGCTAGTTACTATATAAGATATTACCGATAACTTATCGGCCGTATTGCTACGCTAAATTTAGCGCAAATTTCAGGTCCGGGCACAGCCCACCCGGTACGCGGAGTTGGAAACGGCGCTAAGCCGCGGCTCAAAAACAGTTGGACCACTCACGGGCAGGCAACTTAGTGATAATACTGCTTACTGCCTTGCGTGATGCCCCACTGCTCCAGCATGGCGGCATTGGTGGCTGAGGTAGCCGGGTCGGTAATCAGATTCCAGGAGAGCACCGTACAATTTTGGTCAAGATGCACAACCGGCTGATTAGCCGGTGCCCAGGCCAGCTGCGTAAGGGCAGCCCGTTCGCAGTCGTTGCCATCGGCTACCTGTAGCTTGCGGTCGGCATTGGCATAAACAAAAAATACTGCCGCCACGCCCACCGCGTAGGCAATACGGGCCCGACCAGCCAGGTTTTGCAGCAGGTAGCAGGCCGAGAGGGCATAAAAGAAAATCAGCCCCAGCGTAATGGGCGAAATGGAGTCGAAGCGCAACAGATAGGGCCGGTAAGTGCGGTAGCCGCCCAGTGGCAGCAATAGCACATACGCCAGCGCAAACCAGCCCACCCAACGCAGCACCAGCCGAATGCGGCGGTTTTCGGGCGTGGGCGCGGCCCAGCGGCGCAACAGGTAGGCATTGCCCAGGCACACCACTACCAGCAGCGGCATTCCCAGCTTGCCGGTTAATTGCTTAAATACGCCCATTGGCAGTAGCTGATAGCGCTCCCAGAGCGTGCGCGTATGCTCAAGGTTTTCCGCATTATTGCGGCCTATGTAGAGCGAGTAGGCGCACAGCAGCCCCAGCAGGGCCAGCAGCAACGCGGGCTGCCAGTGCGGGACCAGCGGAGCGGGGCCGCCGGCCCGCTGCGACAGCCGGCGCACTCCAATGCCTAACAGCAACACTGCTACCACCCCCGGAATAATCGGCCCGTTGAAAGCCAGCACTAGCAGCAGGCCCAGGCTCGCCACCATTCCCAAGGCCGACAGCCGCCACGGCTGCCCCTGAGCCAGCCGGTAGAAAGGCAGCAGCCACACCAGCAGCAGCAGCAAGGGCCACGGATAAAAGAAGGTATAGGAGATGGCCTGCGGAATAATTGCCATCTCACCCGCGTAGCCCTGCGCCTGAAAAAAAGGCGCGAGCAGCGCCATCACCAGCCAGAGCCGCCAGCTGCTGAGCTGGCCGGTGCCGGTAGCATACACGGCCAGTACATACAGCAGCAAGGCCTGCACCAGCACCGAGAATATAGCCGCCGCCGCATATAAGCTGGCGATGGGCGTAAGAAAAGCGTGCAGCCAACCCGGCACCAACCGGAAGTAGGCGGCCATGCTGGCGTGCGCAAAGAACCGATTGGGCGCCGCATATACTTCATTCTTAGCCAGCACTGCCCAGCCAAACGGGTCGTGCAGCACGGCGGCATAGTGCGGCGCCGGCAGCACGATGGCCGTCAAATCACCATCGAGCACCATGCGATTGTACTGCACGAAGGTGCAGCCAAGGTCGGCCAGCACAAACAGCACGCACACCACCAATAAGTAACGGGTTTTCATAAGAGTTTGGCAAACTTAACTTTAGGGCTGAGGCAGTAAGCGCGGGGCCACCGCGCAGTTAGTAGTTACTGAGTTCAGCGGTCAGGATTTTATCGCCTATTTCGAGCTGCTGCACTACGTTCATTCCTTGCACCACCTGGGCAAAGATGGTGTAGCGCCCGTCGAGGTGCGGGGTGGGCTGGTGCGTGAAGAAAAACTGGCAGCTCTCGGTATCCTTGCCGGCCGAGGCCAGGCCCACCGCCCCAGCGCCGTAGGTGAGCTGCGCAAACTCGGAACGCAGATTGTAGGGCGTGCTGCCCGAGCCATCGCCCCGCGGGTCGCCACCCTGGGCCACAAAATCGGGCACTACGCGGTGAAAATATAGCCCATCGTAGAAATGCTTTTTCACTAAGCTCACAAAGCTGGCGACCGAGCCGGGGGCTTCGGCCACTTTCAGCTCAAGCACAATAATTCCTTTGGTGGTCGTCATGCGCACTTTTTGGCCTACCGGAATAGTCTGCACCAGCGCCCAGTCGATGGGGTGCTGGCTGGCGGGGCCGACCGGCGCGGGTGTTTGCTTTGGAGCCTTGGTGAGCTTATCCAGCGCCTGCTGCAAGCCCAGCCAGGCCTCAATTTCGCGGGGCAGGGCCAGCTTACCCTGAGCCTGGCGTAAGGCAGCAAGGTCTTCGGGCTGCGGCGCGGGCACCAGCGCGGGGTTGGCAAAGGCCTCGGCTGCCGTGGCCAGCTGAGCTACGTCGCCGCCAGCCAGCGCCCGGCGCAAGGCGGCCGTGAAGTCGGCCTGCCGGGCGGCGGGAAAGCTCTTATTGCCCCGCAAACTCACCAACGCCGCCAACCCCGTACCCGGCACAATGGTGGGGCCGCTCGTAAGAGCCGCTTCCTTAGCCAGAAAATCGAATTGCGCTGCGTCTTCGCTAAGGGCGGTAAGCAGAGCGGCTTTCTCGTATTGATTAATCGTTTTTTGGTAGCGCCGGCGGATGGTATCGGCCAGCGCCGGGCGGTGCGCCGGGCGGGCGTGGTGCAATGCGGCCTGCAAGAGCGTGGCGCGGGTGCGCCAATGGGTAGCGCGCTGAACATAAGGCAGAAAACTGGCCTTTGCCCACAGGCTATCGGTAGGCGTCTTGAGCAGCCATTCGGCCGCTACCAGCGACTCCTGGGCCAGCGGCCTGGCCAGCGCCTGGTCTACGCTGGCTACTACGCCAATGAAAGAATGCAGCGGCAGCGCCCGCAAGGCAGCGATGCGCACCCGATGGTCGGCATCGGTGCTGGCTGCTTTCACCAGCGCCTCCCACGCCGCCGGCCGGCTTACCCGGCCCAGGGCCGACGCGCAATTCTCCCGCACGAAATAATCGGGGTCGCTGGCCACCGTTTTCAGCAAAATCGGCAGCGCCACCCGCGCCAGCGTTGAATCCTGGCCCCGCATGCGGGTGAGGGCGGCCGATGCGCCGGCCCGCGCCGGAGCTAGCTTCAGGCCGGGCTGGCCCAGCAATAGTACGGCCTGGCGCACCACCTCGGGCGTAGCCAACCCGCGCAGGCTGGCGCGGTACAGCGCCCAGGCCCGGCCAGGCGCGGCAGAAGAGTCGGGGCCGGGTATTTTCAGCATATAAAGCTGACTGACCGAATTTTTGGTGACGCAGCGGCCCAGCGCCTCGCAGGCAGCGCGGCGAGCTAGCAAATTTGTCTCGGGCTGAGCGAGGCGCTGGGCCAGGGCTGGCACGGCGGTGCTGTCGCCGGTCTGGCCCAGGGCGTAGGCAGCAGCGCGGCGCACGGCAGGGTTGGCATCCTGCAATAAGGGCAATAACGCGGGCACGGCTTTTTTATCCTGCACCGAGGCCAGGGCTTCGGCCGACACCGCCCGATAGGTGGCGTTTTTATCCTGTAGAAAAAGTAGAAGTGCGGCCGTCTTGCGTTCGTCCTGGGCCATGGCAATGCGGCGGCGCGTGGCATCGGCATAAGGATGAACCGGTGGTGCGCCAGCCGCCAGCAGCGGCAGCGCAAGAAAAAAAATAGGCAGAGGGCGCATATAAGCACGGGGTTGAAGCCGCAAGTAACGGGCGGCCCGACCTTTGTAGCTTCAAGCTGCCTATTATGCCTACCCCAACCGACCCGCACCAGCTCCGCATCCAGGATTTTCACTACGACCTGCCCGCCGACCGTATCGCGCCTGAGCCCCTGCCCGACCGGGCGGCCAGCCGGCTGCTGGTAAGCCGCCAGGGCGTTATCAGCGATACGGTTTTCCGTGAGCTGCCCGGCGAGCTGCCCGCTGATAGCCTGCTGATTTTCAACGATACCCGCGTGGTGCGGGCCCGGCTGCTGGCCCAACGGCCGAGCGGGGGCCGGGTCGAGCTTTTTTGCCTGGAGCCGGTGGCTCCGCACCGCGCCATTGAGCCGGCCTTGCAACAAACCAGCGCCTGCACCTGGCGGTGCCTGGTGGGCAATGGCCGGCGCTGGAAAAGCGGCCCCGTAAGCCTGGAATTTACAGTTGACAACCAGCCGGCTACGCTATGGGCCGAGCGTCAGGCTATCGAGGTCGGCGGCGAAAGCCTGGTCGACTTTCGCTGGGAGCCCGCCACGCTGCCGTTTGCCGAGGTGCTGCGGGCAGCTGGCCACCTGCCCCTGCCGCCCTACCTGCACCGTCCCGACACCGCCACCGATGCCGTGCGCTACCAAACGGTGTATGCGGCTCACGAAGGGGCCGTGGCCGCCCCTACGGCCGGCCTGCACTTTACCCCCGAGCTACTCGCCGAGCTGGCCGAGCGCGGCATTGCGACCGGCCACGTAACGCTGCACGTGGGGGCCGGCACCTTTCAGCCGGTGAAGGCCGAAACAATGGCCGACCATTCCATGCACGCCGAGCCGATTATTGTGCAGGCCAGCTTGTTGCGGCAGCTGCTGGCTCATCGGCCGCACCCGGTTATTGCGGTAGGTACTACCAGCCTGCGCACCCTCGAAAGCCTGTACTGGCTGGGGGCAACGCTGGTGCGCCAGCCCACTGCCGCAGCCGAGCTGCGCGTGACGCAGTGGCAGCCCTACGCGCCCCTGGCGCCCGGCGAAACCGACGTAGCGCCCGAAGCCGCGTTGCAGGCGCTCCTCCATCACCTCGATGCAACCGGCTCGGCGGCTATCGAAGCCAGCACGCAGCTGCTTATTGCGCCCGGCTACCGGTTTAGGCTGGCACAGGGGCTGATTACCAACTTTCACCAACCCGAAAGCACGCTATTGCTGTTAGTGTCGGCGCTGCTCGGGCCGGATTGGCGCCGGGTATACACCCACGCGCTTAACCACGGATACCGATTCTTAAGCTACGGCGATTCCTCGCTGCTTTTGCCCTAAGCATCGGGTTACTAGCTGCCTACAGCGAATTTGGCACGGCCTTTGAAAAGAAGCTGCTGTACGACGGACAACCCAGCTTAAGCTGCCTCGTACAATGAGTCGAAAACACCTTTTCCCCACACTTTCAGTCATGAAAAAAGTAATTCTGCTGCTCGCTACCTGCGCGTTTGCTACCGCGGCTATTGCCCAAACTACCCCCACTACCGAAGTGAAGGTTCGCGATAACGGTACTGTAAAAGCTACTACCAAAACCGGCAAAACCAACGTAGGCCAGGCCATCGAGAACACGGGTGAAGCTACCAAGAATGTAGCCACAAAAGCCGGCCACAAAATCAAGCACGGCACCCAGAAGGCTGGTGCCAAGCTAAAGCACGGCACCAAGAAAATGGAAGCCAAGACTGAGTAGTCTACCTTTTCAGCGCACAAAAAAAGCCCTGGCTTCGGCCAGGGCTTTTTTTGTGGGTTTCTCCTACCTGCCGGGCTGATTTTCGGGGGAATTCTCGCGTAGCTCGTACAGCACTTTTTCAACTACTCCGCGCCCGAAAATACTTACTCCGGCATTAAGCACTAGCAGGGCGCCGGTGCCGGCCAGTACCCACGCAGCAGCGGGCTTGCCCTGGGTTTTAAGCGAACCAGCCCAGTCAACCATGCTGGCGCCGGCCCCAATAGCCATCAGGCCTGCCGGCGCAAAAAGCAGCCACTTCTTTTTATGAGTCATATACGCAGCCGGATGGCTGGGAAAAGCAGCCCCCGCCTGACTAATACCATTCTGGCTGCGCGAGGGTTACCAGCAGCCTGAATTTCGCAAACCACCAACTATAAAACACACACCATTCGCCGAAAGGGATTTTGCTTCATTTAATACACTATAATCTGCCTTTACCCCCTAAATTCAAAGGGGTTTCAGCTAGAATTACCTAAACATTGGCAAAACGCCCTATCTTCGCACAGGTCATTCTGCTATTTCAGGTATTTTATGTCTCGCAAACAACTGCTTGCCCGCCCGTCGCTGGCCGTGCTCGTGATTCTGGCGCTGCTAGCTGCTTTCGTTCCCCATCACCATCCCGAGGCTGCTCCCAACAGTATGCAAACCGGAGATATAGCCTGGATGCTATTCTCGACCGCGCTGGTGCTGCTCATGACGCCGGGCCTGGCCTTTTTCTACGGCGGCATGGTAAACCGGGGTAGCATCATCTCTACCATGCTGCAGAGCTTTATCTCACTGGGAGTCATTTCTTTGCTATGGTACGTAGTGGGCTTTTCACTGGCTTTCGGCAACGATATCGGGGGCGTAATCGGCGACCCCCGCACGTTCTTTATGTTTGATAACGTGGGGACGGCTCCGCACCCGCGCCTGGGCATGGGGCTGCCGCTCGTGCTGTTTGCCGCTTTTCAGCTCAAGTTTGCCATCATTACGCCGGCCCTCATCAGCGGCGGCTTTGCCGAGCGCATCCGGTTCTGGGGCTACCTGATTTTTATCTGCCTGTTTAGCATTTTTATCTATTGCCCACTGGCCCACTGGGCCTGGCACCCCGACGGCTTTTTGGCCAAATGGGGCGTGCTGGACTTTGCGGGGGGTACAGTTGTGCATATTTCGGCTGGATTCGCAGCGCTGGCCGGGGCGCTGGCCATCGGCCGCCGCCGCTCGCACCTCGACGGCCACGCGCATACGCCGGTTAATATTCCGTTCGTTATTCTGGGCACGGGCCTGTTGTGGTTTGGCTGGTTTGGCTTCAATGCGGGCTCCGCATTAGGGGCCAATGCCCAGGCCGTGCAGGCCTTCGTAACCACGCACTTTGCTTCGGCCGCCGCCATGCTTACCTGGATGGTGCTGGAGGCGGCCCGTGGGCAGCGCCCCTCCGCTATGGGGGCCGCCGTGGGCGCGGTGGTCGGACTGGTGGCTATCACGCCAGCGGCGGGGTACGTGGCCTACGGGCCAGCCATTTCCATCGGTATTCTGGCGTCGGGGGTGAGCTTCGGGGCCGTTATTCTAAAAAACCGCACCACGCTCGACGATACGCTCGACGTGTTTCCGTGCCACGGAGTAGGCGGTATTGTGGGCATGCTGGCTACCGCGCTTTTTGCCCAGAAGGGCGGGCTGTTTACCGGTGGCGGCTCGTCGCTGCTGGGGTATCACCTGCTGACGCTGCTGGTTGTAGGTACCTTCACGTTTGGGGGCTCCTGGATTTTATACCGGGTCACTAACTTTATCGTGCCCATCCGGGTAAATGCCGAGAACGAAACCCACGGGCTCGATACCAGCCAGCACGGCGAAGCCCTGCTGGCTGCCTGATACGCGCCAGGCACGGAGCCTGTCGCTCCGCTGCCTATGACCCAACTGCTTTCTACTGCCTACGAGGCTGATGCGCTGCCACCTGTTACGCCCATTGCCCTTGTCGGGGCGGGAGGGCTGGGCCGTGAGATAGCCCTCCTGATTACCCAGCTCAACGCCGCTGGGGCCAGCTGGCAACTGCTGGGCTTCTACGACGACCAACCGCCGGCCACCCCTGCCGTGGCGGGCCTCCCCTACCTGGGCACCGTGGCCGCCCTCAATGCCCGCCCTACCCCGCTGGCCGTGGCCGTGGCGGTGGGCAGCAGCGCAGCGCGGGCCGCCGTGGTGCAGCGCCTGCACTCGCCGCTGCTTTCATTCCCGTCCCTGGTTCACCCCGATGTAGCCCTGCGGGCCGAGCAGCGCGTGGCTTTGCAGGAAGGCTGCCTTATCCAGCGCGGCTGCATCCTGACCTGTGATATCCGTTTGGGCCGCTTTGTATTACTGAACCTGGGCTGCACGCTGGGCCACGACAGCGTACTCGACGATTTCTGCTCCCTGATGCCTCACGCCAACGTGGGCGGCGGGGCGCACCTCGCCACGGGCGTATACCTGGGCACCAATGCCACGGTTATCCACCAGGTACATATTGGGGCGCATACCACCGTGGGCGCGGGGGCCGTAGTGGTGCATCATCTACCCGCCGGCTGCACTGCCGTAGGAGTGCCGGCGAGAAAAATCAAGCCTTTGGACTGAGGCGTTGCGCCAGCGGCAACTCTTCCTCTCTCGTTCCCAGTTAATCATATGGACCGCATCTACCTCTCGCCTCCCCACCTGGGCCGCCACGAATTAAACTACCTGCATAAAGCAGTAGAAGACAATTGGGTAGCTCCGGTCGGGCCTAATCTCGATGGTTTTGAGGCCGATATCTGCGCCGCGGTAGGCGTGCCTTATTGCGTGGCCCTTACCTCGGGCACGGCGGCATTGCACCTGGGTCTGCTACTGCTGGGCGTGGGGGCCGGCGACGAAGTGCTGTGCCCCTCGTTTACCTTCGTCGCCTCGGCCAATGCCATTCTGTACTGCGGGGCCACGCCGGTATTCATTGATAGCGAAGATACTACCTGGAATATCTGCCCGCAGCGCCTGCGCGAAGCGATTACAGACCGTATCAGCCGGGGCAAAAAGCCTAAAGCCTTGCTGCTGGTGCATCTCTACGGCATGCCCGCCCGGCTCCCCGAAATCCTAGCGCTGGCCGCCGAGTTTGAGCTACCGGTACTGGAAGACGCAGCCGAGGCCCTCGGCTCGCTCTGGGAGCACCAGCCGCTGGGCGGCTTCGGCCGGGTCGGCGTTTTTTCATTCAATGGCAATAAGATTCTGACTACCAGCGGGGGCGGTGCCCTCGTCACCTACGACCGCACGCTGGCCGAGAAAGCCCGTTTCCTGGCTACCCAGGCGAAAGACCCGGCCCCGCACTATCAGCATTCGCAGGTTGGCTTCAACTACCGCCTCAGCAACCTGCTGGCCGGCATTGGCCGCGGCCAGATGGAGCTGTTGCCCGACCGCGTGAAGCGCCGCCGCGAGATTTTCAGCTGGTACCGCGAGCATCTAGCCGGCCTGCCGGGCCTGGCCGTGGCCCCCGCTACCGAGCCGGCTGGCAGCCTCTCCAACCGCTGGCTTACCACTCTGCTGCTCGATAACGAGATTACCACCGCTACGCCCGAAACCGTTCGTCAGCACCTCGAAACGCGTAATATTGAGAGTCGTCCGCTCTGGAAGCCCCTGCACTTGCAGCCGCTCTTTGCCAATGCGCCCGTGTACGGCGGTGAGGTTTGCGCCGACCTTTTTGCCAGAGGCCTCTGCCTGCCCAGCGGCACCGCCATGGGCGAAGAGGAGCTAAAACGGGTGGCCAAAGCCCTGCGCGAGGCGCTCACCGCCTGATTTTTAACTTAGAGGCTACAGTAGGTGCGTAACTGCCGCTCGGAGCAGGCTCCAGCTGCTACTGTAGTCCGGCCAACAGGCGAACAATATCGGCAAACAAAGGCCAGCTGGCTGCTACCGGCTGCATACAATGCTGCTGCAAAGCCAGCAGTTGGGGCATGTTACCAACTATGGCGGCCGGGCAGCGGGCCAGCAGTTCTTCGAGCAGGCAGCCGAAGGCGCGCACCTCCAGGCGCTGTAAGGCAGTAGCTTCGGGAGCAGCCGGGTCGAAGAAGCTCGCGGCGCCAAAATCACTCAGCAGCGCGTCGCCGGCCGGCGTAGCCAGAATATTATGCGCGTAAAGGTCACCGTGCACAATGCCGCGCTCGTGCAAGTGAGCCGCCGCCGAAGCCACTCCATGCGCCAGCCACACAATTACCTCCGGAGTAAAAATAGAATTTTCTGAATATATATCGCGCGTGCAGGTAGCCAGGCTGGGCGGCCCGGCCAGGTTGCTGAACTCGGGGCCAATCAACCCAAGCACCAGGCCTTCGACGCCGGTCGGGTGCTGGTCAATCTTACCTTCTACTTCAACCAGATTAGCATGAGTGCCCGCGCTGATGCAGGCCGACATCTCACTATGCGGCAGGCCGTCGCTCGTAACGGCTCCTTTAAAAAGCTTCACCGCCACTGCCGTTGGCACCGAACCAGCGGGCTGCCACTGCGCCCGGTAGATAACGCCCGAGGCTCCCTCTCCCAATGGCTGCCCCAGGGCCAGCTCTTGCCAGGCGATAGTGCGAATGGGATGCATTGCCACGGCAGCTGTCTCCAATTCAGCACAAAATGGGTTGCCCGCGTAGGCCAGCCACGTCAGCTGCGGCATGGCCAGTAGCCAGGCGGGCAGC
The sequence above is drawn from the Hymenobacter baengnokdamensis genome and encodes:
- a CDS encoding DegT/DnrJ/EryC1/StrS family aminotransferase; this encodes MDRIYLSPPHLGRHELNYLHKAVEDNWVAPVGPNLDGFEADICAAVGVPYCVALTSGTAALHLGLLLLGVGAGDEVLCPSFTFVASANAILYCGATPVFIDSEDTTWNICPQRLREAITDRISRGKKPKALLLVHLYGMPARLPEILALAAEFELPVLEDAAEALGSLWEHQPLGGFGRVGVFSFNGNKILTTSGGGALVTYDRTLAEKARFLATQAKDPAPHYQHSQVGFNYRLSNLLAGIGRGQMELLPDRVKRRREIFSWYREHLAGLPGLAVAPATEPAGSLSNRWLTTLLLDNEITTATPETVRQHLETRNIESRPLWKPLHLQPLFANAPVYGGEVCADLFARGLCLPSGTAMGEEELKRVAKALREALTA
- the rsmG gene encoding 16S rRNA (guanine(527)-N(7))-methyltransferase RsmG; the protein is MSLLTRYFPDLTKQQLAQFARLETEFKAWNAQINLVARTDTDNLLERHILHSLGIAKVVQFPAGSAVLDVGTGGGLPGLPLAILFPEVQFHLVDSIGKKIRAVQFMAADLGLTNVTAEQIRAEQVHTRFDFVVSRAVARLATFHPWIAHRFKAKPARGAGLYYLKGGDLTEEIAESGLVAREVNLSDFFEGEFFETKKVVVVPVS
- a CDS encoding mechanosensitive ion channel family protein, with the protein product MPVAPAFSLANTDVYLERLMSLTVLYLPRLLSAVLLLAVGWWIIGWLSRLVAVATSRLDVSLSSFLTSMFSIALKVLLLISAAGMAGFETTSFVAILGAAGLAVGLALQGTLANFAGGVLILVFKPFTIGDVIESQGKSGTVQAIQIFNTILLTSQGDTVILPNGATSNGVIVNKAHPKQALVEVPLEMDSATNLDTLRQQALPLMQRTSQALADPAAQVSIVSLKPGATMTVAFRVHTVPGQEEAVRNELIEKLQQLFAQPEAEK
- a CDS encoding S-adenosylmethionine:tRNA ribosyltransferase-isomerase; translation: MPTPTDPHQLRIQDFHYDLPADRIAPEPLPDRAASRLLVSRQGVISDTVFRELPGELPADSLLIFNDTRVVRARLLAQRPSGGRVELFCLEPVAPHRAIEPALQQTSACTWRCLVGNGRRWKSGPVSLEFTVDNQPATLWAERQAIEVGGESLVDFRWEPATLPFAEVLRAAGHLPLPPYLHRPDTATDAVRYQTVYAAHEGAVAAPTAGLHFTPELLAELAERGIATGHVTLHVGAGTFQPVKAETMADHSMHAEPIIVQASLLRQLLAHRPHPVIAVGTTSLRTLESLYWLGATLVRQPTAAAELRVTQWQPYAPLAPGETDVAPEAALQALLHHLDATGSAAIEASTQLLIAPGYRFRLAQGLITNFHQPESTLLLLVSALLGPDWRRVYTHALNHGYRFLSYGDSSLLLP
- a CDS encoding RNA polymerase sigma factor, whose protein sequence is MEVNSADIQKQFSSKAKHDFKLIRAAVDHGDEKAYAELMHIYKKPVFHVVLKMVRNPDDAEDLTIEAFAKAFKNLHKFNPEFAFSTWLFRIATNNCIDFIRKNKIKTMSIDSAVKMGDGDEIQLEFRDNDLNPADTTIKNQKIEIMRHVVSRLPDKYQRLVSLRYFDELSYEEIATELKAPLGTVKAQLHRARELLFDMVKDKKEFI
- a CDS encoding ammonium transporter gives rise to the protein MSRKQLLARPSLAVLVILALLAAFVPHHHPEAAPNSMQTGDIAWMLFSTALVLLMTPGLAFFYGGMVNRGSIISTMLQSFISLGVISLLWYVVGFSLAFGNDIGGVIGDPRTFFMFDNVGTAPHPRLGMGLPLVLFAAFQLKFAIITPALISGGFAERIRFWGYLIFICLFSIFIYCPLAHWAWHPDGFLAKWGVLDFAGGTVVHISAGFAALAGALAIGRRRSHLDGHAHTPVNIPFVILGTGLLWFGWFGFNAGSALGANAQAVQAFVTTHFASAAAMLTWMVLEAARGQRPSAMGAAVGAVVGLVAITPAAGYVAYGPAISIGILASGVSFGAVILKNRTTLDDTLDVFPCHGVGGIVGMLATALFAQKGGLFTGGGSSLLGYHLLTLLVVGTFTFGGSWILYRVTNFIVPIRVNAENETHGLDTSQHGEALLAA
- a CDS encoding acetyltransferase; this encodes MTQLLSTAYEADALPPVTPIALVGAGGLGREIALLITQLNAAGASWQLLGFYDDQPPATPAVAGLPYLGTVAALNARPTPLAVAVAVGSSAARAAVVQRLHSPLLSFPSLVHPDVALRAEQRVALQEGCLIQRGCILTCDIRLGRFVLLNLGCTLGHDSVLDDFCSLMPHANVGGGAHLATGVYLGTNATVIHQVHIGAHTTVGAGAVVVHHLPAGCTAVGVPARKIKPLD
- a CDS encoding peptidylprolyl isomerase, coding for MRPLPIFFLALPLLAAGAPPVHPYADATRRRIAMAQDERKTAALLLFLQDKNATYRAVSAEALASVQDKKAVPALLPLLQDANPAVRRAAAYALGQTGDSTAVPALAQRLAQPETNLLARRAACEALGRCVTKNSVSQLYMLKIPGPDSSAAPGRAWALYRASLRGLATPEVVRQAVLLLGQPGLKLAPARAGASAALTRMRGQDSTLARVALPILLKTVASDPDYFVRENCASALGRVSRPAAWEALVKAASTDADHRVRIAALRALPLHSFIGVVASVDQALARPLAQESLVAAEWLLKTPTDSLWAKASFLPYVQRATHWRTRATLLQAALHHARPAHRPALADTIRRRYQKTINQYEKAALLTALSEDAAQFDFLAKEAALTSGPTIVPGTGLAALVSLRGNKSFPAARQADFTAALRRALAGGDVAQLATAAEAFANPALVPAPQPEDLAALRQAQGKLALPREIEAWLGLQQALDKLTKAPKQTPAPVGPASQHPIDWALVQTIPVGQKVRMTTTKGIIVLELKVAEAPGSVASFVSLVKKHFYDGLYFHRVVPDFVAQGGDPRGDGSGSTPYNLRSEFAQLTYGAGAVGLASAGKDTESCQFFFTHQPTPHLDGRYTIFAQVVQGMNVVQQLEIGDKILTAELSNY